The following coding sequences lie in one Kribbella sp. NBC_00709 genomic window:
- a CDS encoding cation:proton antiporter regulatory subunit: MNHPTKTTLPGIGTRYDLVTEGGKHVSVVVHNDGRRFLGFHDPEDDDTCQASVPLGQGEAAALAQLLIPERIDPVRGEIEIDLVTEHIPITAKSPYSGRTLGDTQARSRTGASIVAVLRRTGATPSPTPDFRFAIGDTLVVVGTREGVDAVADLIAGG; this comes from the coding sequence ATGAACCACCCGACCAAGACGACGTTGCCAGGCATCGGCACGCGGTACGACCTGGTGACCGAAGGAGGCAAACACGTCTCGGTGGTGGTGCACAACGACGGCCGGCGGTTCCTCGGCTTCCACGATCCGGAGGACGACGACACCTGCCAGGCCTCGGTCCCGCTCGGCCAGGGCGAGGCCGCCGCGCTCGCGCAGCTGCTGATCCCGGAGCGGATCGACCCGGTCCGCGGCGAGATCGAGATCGACCTGGTCACCGAGCACATCCCGATCACGGCCAAGTCGCCGTACTCCGGCCGCACCCTCGGGGACACCCAGGCGCGCAGCCGGACCGGCGCATCGATCGTCGCGGTACTGCGGCGTACCGGGGCGACGCCCTCGCCGACGCCGGACTTCCGGTTCGCGATCGGGGACACCCTGGTCGTGGTCGGCACCCGCGAGGGCGTGGACGCCGTGGCCGACCTGATCGCGGGTGGGTGA
- a CDS encoding cation:proton antiporter: MHENITALLIELGAVILALGILGRIAGRLGFSPIPLYLLAGLAFGHGGLLPLAASEEFVATGAEIGVILLLLLLGLEYTASDLVGTLKTQYVSGAVDFLLNALPGAAVALLLGWGPVAAVALAGVTWISSSGVIAKVVGDLGRLGNRETPVVLGILVLEDLSMAVYLPILTALLAGVGLAGGSITLLISLGTVSVVLFIALRYGRVISRAVSSDNPEMLLLVVLGLTLLVAGIAQHLQVSAAVGAFLVGIALSGEVAHGARNLLAPLRDLFAAVFFVFFGLSTDPAKIPPVLAIAFGLAVLTALTKIATGWYAARRAGISTAGRWRAGGTLVARGEFSIVIAGLAVGVEPKLGPLATAYVLILVILGPVAARYTEPLARRLTRKPPKVTAPATERLDDTANTTT, translated from the coding sequence ATGCACGAGAACATCACCGCGCTGCTGATCGAGCTCGGCGCGGTCATCCTTGCCCTGGGCATCCTCGGCCGCATCGCCGGACGGCTCGGCTTCTCGCCGATCCCGCTGTACCTGCTGGCCGGGCTCGCGTTCGGGCACGGCGGATTGTTGCCATTGGCAGCGAGCGAGGAGTTCGTTGCCACCGGCGCCGAGATCGGTGTGATCCTGCTGCTGTTGCTGCTCGGGCTCGAGTACACCGCATCGGATCTGGTCGGCACGCTGAAGACGCAGTACGTGTCCGGCGCGGTGGACTTCCTGCTGAACGCATTGCCCGGTGCTGCCGTCGCTCTGCTGCTCGGTTGGGGTCCGGTGGCCGCGGTCGCGTTGGCCGGTGTCACCTGGATCTCGTCGTCCGGCGTGATCGCGAAGGTGGTCGGGGACCTCGGTCGACTGGGTAACCGCGAAACCCCTGTCGTACTGGGGATCCTGGTGCTCGAGGACCTCTCGATGGCGGTCTACCTACCGATCCTCACCGCGTTGCTTGCGGGCGTCGGGTTGGCGGGCGGGAGCATCACGCTGCTCATCTCACTGGGCACGGTGAGCGTGGTCCTGTTCATCGCGCTCCGGTACGGGCGCGTGATCAGCCGGGCGGTGTCCTCCGACAACCCCGAGATGCTGCTGCTCGTCGTACTCGGTCTGACGTTGCTCGTCGCCGGGATTGCGCAGCACCTGCAGGTGTCGGCGGCGGTCGGCGCGTTCCTGGTCGGGATCGCCTTGTCGGGCGAGGTCGCACACGGTGCCCGTAATCTGCTCGCTCCGCTGCGGGATCTGTTCGCCGCGGTCTTCTTCGTGTTCTTCGGGTTGAGCACCGATCCGGCGAAGATCCCGCCGGTGCTGGCGATCGCGTTCGGGCTGGCCGTTCTCACCGCGCTCACCAAGATCGCCACCGGTTGGTACGCTGCCCGCCGCGCCGGCATCTCGACGGCAGGACGCTGGCGAGCCGGCGGGACCTTGGTGGCCCGCGGCGAGTTCTCGATCGTCATCGCCGGCCTCGCGGTCGGGGTCGAACCGAAGCTCGGTCCGCTCGCCACGGCGTACGTCCTGATCCTCGTCATCCTCGGCCCGGTCGCCGCCCGCTACACCGAGCCGCTCGCCCGCCGCCTCACCCGCAAACCACCCAAGGTCACCGCTCCGGCGACGGAACGCCTCGACGACACGGCCAACACCACCACCTGA
- a CDS encoding methylated-DNA--[protein]-cysteine S-methyltransferase has protein sequence MTYAVIDSPLGPLTLVGTDAGELAGLYMDQQLYRPEDDRFGDRDDSTLPAVAEQLDEYFHHGRTKFDVPMHLVGTPFQRQIWVALQDIPYGETTTYGGLATALGLKPQSARAVGLANGKNPISIIIPCHRLVGSTGKLTGYGGGLPRKQALLDHERTCRHAQPARWA, from the coding sequence GTGACGTACGCCGTCATCGACAGCCCGCTCGGTCCCCTCACCTTGGTGGGGACCGACGCGGGCGAGCTGGCCGGCCTCTACATGGACCAGCAGCTCTACCGCCCCGAGGACGACCGCTTCGGCGACCGCGACGACTCGACCCTGCCGGCGGTCGCCGAGCAGCTGGACGAGTACTTCCATCACGGCCGCACGAAGTTCGACGTGCCGATGCACCTGGTTGGCACGCCCTTCCAGCGCCAGATCTGGGTTGCTCTCCAGGACATCCCGTACGGCGAGACCACGACGTACGGCGGTCTCGCCACCGCGCTCGGGCTGAAACCGCAGTCGGCCCGGGCGGTCGGCCTCGCGAACGGCAAGAACCCGATCAGCATCATCATCCCGTGCCACCGCCTGGTCGGCTCGACCGGCAAACTGACCGGCTACGGCGGCGGCCTGCCGCGCAAGCAGGCCCTCCTGGACCACGAACGAACCTGCAGGCACGCACAACCCGCCCGTTGGGCCTGA
- a CDS encoding GNAT family N-acetyltransferase, which yields MTELTTDRLLLRNWRDTDREPFAAMGTDPAVMEHFPATMTPEQSDAFVDMVREKIDERGWGWWAVEVRETGEFIGFTGLNVPGFEAPFLPGVEIGWRLMKGAWGNGYATEAARAALAYGFGPAGLDEILSFTTTTNLPSQRVMQRIGMVHDEPGDFDHPRIPEGHRLRRHVLYRINRAQWESTQ from the coding sequence ATGACGGAACTGACCACTGACCGGCTGCTGCTACGCAATTGGCGGGACACCGACCGCGAGCCGTTCGCGGCGATGGGCACCGATCCGGCGGTGATGGAGCATTTCCCGGCGACGATGACGCCGGAGCAGTCCGACGCCTTCGTCGACATGGTGCGCGAGAAGATCGACGAGCGCGGCTGGGGCTGGTGGGCCGTCGAGGTGCGCGAGACCGGCGAGTTCATCGGCTTCACCGGGCTGAACGTGCCGGGTTTCGAGGCGCCGTTCCTGCCCGGCGTCGAGATCGGCTGGCGCCTGATGAAAGGTGCCTGGGGCAACGGTTATGCGACCGAGGCGGCCCGCGCCGCGCTGGCGTACGGGTTCGGGCCGGCCGGGCTGGACGAGATCCTCTCGTTCACCACGACGACCAACCTGCCGTCGCAGCGGGTGATGCAGCGGATCGGCATGGTGCACGACGAGCCCGGCGACTTCGACCACCCGCGCATCCCGGAGGGCCACCGCCTGCGCCGCCACGTGCTCTACCGGATCAACCGCGCGCAGTGGGAGTCCACGCAGTGA
- a CDS encoding AlkA N-terminal domain-containing protein has protein sequence MATGMLEDVYECRERCIRAVQSKDARFDGWFFTAVLTTKIYCRPSCPVVPPKVENMRFYPSAAAAQQAGFRACKRCRPDASPGSPEWNDRADLVARAMRLIADGVVDRDGVPGLAGQLGYSVRQVQRQLLAELGAGPLALARAQRAQTARLLIETSDLQMADVAFAAGFSSVRTFNETVQEVFALSPTELRRRARRGTTTAVPGTISLRLPFRAPLTPDNLFGHLIATGVPGVEEWRDGHYRRTLRLPHGHGVVALRPMPDHIACQLSLTDQRDLAIAISRCRRMLDLDADPVAVDDLLSTDPLLAPLIVKAPGRRVPHTVDGEEFAVRAVLGQQVSTAAARTHAHRLVLQHGEPIEDAAGGLTHLFPTMQALAGIDPETLAFPKSRRSTLMTLIATLAAGEIDLGAGADWDRAREQLTALPGIGPWTVESIAMRALGDPDAFVASDLGIRYAARDLGLPEAPKLLTDHARAWRPWRAYAVQYLWATGDHAINKIPAE, from the coding sequence GTGGCGACAGGGATGCTGGAGGACGTGTACGAGTGCAGGGAGCGATGTATCCGAGCCGTCCAGTCCAAGGACGCGCGGTTCGACGGGTGGTTCTTCACGGCCGTTCTGACCACGAAGATCTACTGCCGGCCAAGCTGTCCGGTGGTGCCGCCGAAGGTCGAGAACATGCGGTTCTACCCGAGCGCGGCCGCGGCGCAGCAGGCCGGATTCCGCGCCTGCAAGCGGTGCCGCCCGGACGCCAGCCCGGGCTCCCCGGAGTGGAACGACCGCGCCGACCTGGTGGCACGCGCGATGCGCCTGATCGCGGACGGCGTCGTCGACCGCGACGGCGTGCCGGGTCTGGCCGGCCAGCTCGGGTACAGCGTGCGCCAGGTGCAGCGGCAGCTGCTGGCCGAGCTCGGCGCCGGGCCGCTCGCGCTCGCCCGGGCGCAGCGCGCGCAGACCGCGCGGCTGTTGATCGAGACGAGTGATCTGCAGATGGCGGACGTCGCGTTCGCTGCCGGGTTCTCCAGCGTGCGGACGTTCAACGAGACCGTGCAGGAGGTCTTCGCGCTCTCGCCGACCGAGCTGCGCCGGCGCGCCCGCCGGGGTACGACGACTGCCGTGCCGGGGACGATCTCGCTGCGACTCCCGTTCCGGGCTCCGCTGACGCCGGACAACCTGTTCGGCCACCTGATCGCGACCGGGGTGCCAGGCGTCGAGGAGTGGCGCGACGGCCACTACCGGCGCACCCTGCGGCTCCCCCACGGCCACGGCGTGGTCGCGTTGCGGCCGATGCCCGACCACATCGCCTGCCAGCTCTCGCTCACCGATCAGCGCGATCTCGCGATTGCGATCAGCCGCTGCCGGCGGATGCTCGACCTCGACGCGGATCCGGTCGCGGTCGACGACCTGCTCAGCACGGACCCGCTGCTCGCGCCGCTGATCGTGAAGGCGCCGGGCCGACGGGTTCCGCACACGGTCGACGGAGAGGAGTTCGCCGTACGCGCGGTGCTCGGGCAGCAGGTGTCCACCGCCGCGGCGCGGACGCACGCCCACCGTCTGGTGCTCCAGCACGGTGAGCCGATCGAGGATGCGGCCGGTGGACTCACGCATCTGTTCCCGACGATGCAGGCGCTGGCCGGGATCGACCCGGAGACGCTGGCGTTCCCGAAGTCCCGGCGGTCGACGTTGATGACCCTGATCGCGACGCTGGCCGCGGGGGAGATCGATCTCGGCGCCGGCGCGGACTGGGATCGCGCGCGGGAGCAGCTGACCGCGCTGCCGGGGATCGGGCCGTGGACCGTCGAGTCGATCGCGATGCGCGCGCTCGGCGACCCGGATGCCTTTGTGGCCAGTGATTTGGGTATCCGCTACGCCGCTCGTGACCTAGGCTTGCCCGAGGCCCCCAAACTCCTGACCGACCACGCCCGCGCGTGGCGGCCGTGGCGTGCGTACGCCGTGCAGTACTTGTGGGCCACTGGTGACCACGCGATCAACAAGATTCCTGCGGAGTGA
- a CDS encoding SDR family NAD(P)-dependent oxidoreductase: protein MNELLGKKALVTGGSRGIGAATAIALAERGADIAITYNASADAAATVVKEIEGLGRRGVALAVDAADAVAVGDGVRRAAESLGGLDILVNNAGVGAIGPIGDLTLADVDRVLAVNVRGVYAATQAAVPLLSDGGRVIHLGSCAAGRVTSPGMTLYAMSKAAVVGLSKALTRELGARGITSNVVQPGPIDTDMNPADGPFAAAQIADLALDRFGTPLEVAAAIAYLAGPTGAYITGTELTIDGGHTA, encoded by the coding sequence ATGAACGAATTGCTTGGCAAGAAGGCATTGGTAACTGGTGGCAGCCGCGGGATCGGCGCAGCCACCGCGATCGCACTGGCGGAGCGGGGCGCCGACATCGCGATCACCTACAACGCGTCCGCGGACGCCGCGGCGACGGTGGTGAAGGAGATCGAGGGCCTCGGACGCCGTGGCGTTGCGCTCGCGGTCGACGCGGCGGATGCGGTCGCGGTCGGCGACGGCGTACGGCGGGCCGCGGAATCCCTGGGTGGATTGGACATTCTGGTGAACAACGCCGGTGTCGGGGCGATCGGACCGATCGGTGATCTCACGCTCGCCGATGTCGACCGGGTGCTCGCGGTCAACGTGCGCGGGGTGTACGCCGCCACGCAGGCCGCCGTACCGCTCCTGTCCGACGGCGGGCGGGTGATCCACCTCGGCAGCTGCGCCGCCGGCCGGGTCACGAGCCCCGGCATGACCCTGTACGCGATGAGTAAGGCCGCCGTGGTCGGTCTCAGCAAGGCGCTGACCCGCGAGCTCGGTGCCCGCGGCATCACCTCGAACGTCGTCCAACCGGGTCCGATCGACACCGACATGAACCCGGCGGACGGCCCGTTCGCGGCGGCCCAGATCGCGGACCTGGCCCTGGACCGTTTCGGCACTCCCCTCGAGGTCGCCGCGGCGATCGCTTACCTGGCGGGCCCGACGGGCGCCTACATCACCGGCACCGAACTGACCATCGACGGCGGCCACACCGCCTGA
- a CDS encoding LLM class flavin-dependent oxidoreductase, protein MKFSVTVGAVGAGRDPRGLAELARAVEDCGWDALFLEDYLVYQGDASQPTYDPWICLAAMAMATERIRIGTTVTPLPRRRPWKVAAEAVALDHLSNGRFVLGVGIGDPGDPFMEGNSPKVLAEMLDEGLELIDRLWTGQPVSFTGKHYRLDGVQLTARPVQRPRIPIWVGGNFLVPTVRRRILRWDGSCAYKGSTDAPQRITPADVRGLLAERDIAVKVSGVDPAAFAAAGATWWGRWIPPLSVDETLAIVRQGPPPI, encoded by the coding sequence GTGAAGTTTTCGGTGACGGTCGGGGCGGTGGGGGCGGGGCGGGATCCGCGCGGGCTGGCTGAGCTTGCTCGGGCGGTCGAGGACTGCGGCTGGGACGCGTTGTTCCTGGAGGACTATCTGGTCTACCAGGGGGACGCGTCCCAGCCGACGTACGACCCGTGGATCTGTCTGGCGGCGATGGCGATGGCCACGGAGCGGATCCGGATCGGGACGACCGTGACACCGCTGCCCCGGCGGCGGCCGTGGAAGGTGGCGGCGGAGGCGGTCGCGCTGGACCACCTGTCGAACGGGAGGTTCGTGCTCGGGGTGGGGATCGGGGACCCGGGCGACCCGTTCATGGAGGGGAACAGCCCGAAGGTGCTGGCGGAGATGCTGGACGAGGGGCTGGAGCTGATCGACCGGCTGTGGACCGGGCAGCCGGTGAGCTTCACGGGGAAGCACTATCGACTGGACGGCGTGCAGTTGACGGCGCGGCCGGTGCAGCGACCGAGGATCCCGATCTGGGTAGGAGGCAACTTTCTCGTGCCCACGGTCCGGCGGAGGATCCTGCGGTGGGACGGATCGTGTGCCTACAAAGGGAGTACGGACGCGCCGCAGCGGATCACGCCGGCCGATGTCCGCGGATTGCTGGCGGAGCGGGACATCGCGGTGAAGGTGAGCGGAGTCGATCCGGCGGCCTTCGCGGCAGCGGGTGCGACCTGGTGGGGGCGGTGGATCCCGCCGCTGTCCGTCGACGAGACGCTGGCGATCGTCCGCCAGGGACCGCCGCCGATCTGA
- a CDS encoding LacI family DNA-binding transcriptional regulator: MATLKQVAAHAEVSVQTVSNALNAPHRLRPDTLERVNRSIELLNYRPNRNARSLRTSAVELIGYCVPDWPNQTHLVMDQFLHALCAAAERTGRHILLFTAPPGVDGMPTYDDLHARRLVDGFVLSQTETHDPRHGWLKEQDIPFVSFGRVWKESEQPGPWVDVDGAAGSAKAVRHLYETGRRRIAFLGWPKSSGLGEDRAGGWRDECKSLGLQTTGLSIRCREDSLDEGARATAALLDAGRELDGIVALSDVLALGALRELTRRGITPGREIGITGFDDSPLADVVSPGLTSLRQPMDEIAAELIKILTGPADGRPVERLLQPELVIRGSSAPG; this comes from the coding sequence GTGGCTACGCTCAAGCAGGTCGCCGCCCACGCCGAGGTGTCGGTGCAGACGGTGTCGAACGCGTTGAACGCCCCGCACCGGCTCCGCCCGGACACGCTCGAGCGGGTGAACCGCTCGATCGAACTCCTCAACTACCGGCCCAATCGTAACGCCCGCAGTCTCCGCACCAGCGCGGTCGAGCTGATCGGGTACTGCGTCCCGGACTGGCCGAACCAGACCCATCTGGTGATGGACCAGTTCCTGCACGCCCTCTGCGCCGCCGCCGAACGCACCGGCCGGCACATCCTGCTGTTCACCGCACCGCCCGGCGTCGACGGCATGCCGACGTACGACGACCTGCATGCGCGCCGGCTCGTCGACGGATTCGTGCTGTCGCAGACCGAGACGCACGACCCGCGGCACGGCTGGCTGAAGGAGCAGGACATCCCGTTCGTCAGCTTCGGGCGGGTGTGGAAGGAATCCGAACAGCCCGGTCCGTGGGTGGATGTCGACGGCGCGGCCGGTTCCGCGAAGGCGGTCCGGCATCTGTACGAGACCGGTCGCCGCCGGATCGCCTTCCTGGGTTGGCCGAAGTCGTCCGGTCTGGGCGAGGACCGGGCCGGTGGCTGGCGGGACGAGTGCAAATCCCTTGGGCTGCAGACCACCGGACTGTCGATCCGCTGCCGCGAGGACAGCCTCGACGAAGGCGCCCGTGCGACGGCGGCATTGCTCGACGCCGGCCGCGAGCTGGACGGGATCGTTGCCCTCAGCGACGTTCTTGCGCTCGGCGCCTTGCGCGAGCTCACCCGCCGTGGCATCACGCCCGGCCGCGAGATCGGTATCACCGGCTTCGACGACTCGCCGCTCGCCGATGTCGTCTCCCCCGGCCTGACGAGTCTCCGGCAGCCGATGGACGAGATCGCCGCGGAACTGATCAAGATCCTGACCGGCCCGGCCGACGGCAGGCCGGTCGAACGTCTGCTGCAGCCAGAACTGGTGATCAGGGGCAGCTCAGCCCCTGGCTGA